A region from the Algoriphagus machipongonensis genome encodes:
- a CDS encoding response regulator transcription factor yields the protein MSKAKLLVVEDDPNLGDILQEYLEMKGYEPTLCRDGEEGWNKFKKDKYDLCLLDIMMPKKDGFTLAKEIKKVQDNLPILFLTAKNQKDDIIEGLKIGADDYITKPFSMEELLLRVTAILRRTQKSSEVSPLKTYTFGGFVLHYDEQFIEGPKGKHKLTSKENELIRLLASEINNLVNRSHALKQIWGDDSYFNARSMDVYLSKIRKLLKDDPKVQIITVHGEGFKLIVSE from the coding sequence ATGAGCAAAGCAAAACTATTGGTTGTAGAAGATGACCCAAATCTTGGCGATATACTTCAGGAATATTTAGAAATGAAAGGCTACGAACCCACACTCTGCAGAGATGGGGAAGAAGGCTGGAATAAATTCAAAAAAGACAAATACGACCTTTGTCTTTTGGATATTATGATGCCTAAGAAAGATGGCTTTACGCTTGCGAAGGAAATCAAAAAGGTACAGGACAACCTACCTATTTTATTCTTAACAGCTAAAAATCAAAAGGACGATATCATCGAGGGGCTAAAAATAGGCGCTGACGATTATATCACGAAGCCTTTTAGCATGGAGGAGCTACTATTAAGAGTAACAGCTATCTTAAGAAGAACTCAAAAAAGCTCAGAAGTATCTCCACTTAAAACCTATACGTTTGGAGGTTTTGTCCTTCACTATGACGAGCAATTCATAGAAGGCCCAAAAGGGAAGCATAAACTCACTTCTAAGGAAAATGAACTCATCAGACTATTAGCTTCTGAAATAAATAACTTGGTCAACAGAAGTCATGCTTTGAAGCAAATCTGGGGAGATGACAGCTACTTCAACGCAAGAAGTATGGATGTTTATCTCAGCAAAATCAGAAAACTACTCAAGGACGATCCAAAAGTACAGA